The Mytilus edulis chromosome 12, xbMytEdul2.2, whole genome shotgun sequence genome contains a region encoding:
- the LOC139498069 gene encoding uncharacterized protein, whose translation MRLSIFQGLLLLFKFLQTSAEQCTSETFRINPDKRNVKLRGFTYRIFEKISPRACFQKCIRRKRCRSYNYNRASLRCEINSNPINVFEGDFQVETGYIYVEVAHYRGDPLYDPCIGNQCARGEVCISLQNKKFVCISEDNTILNKERQNVALGKISGQSSLLKSYTSERALDGLTNTFSHTLWETTPFWWVDLGNIYNIMRIEIINRSIAGSRLHDLDIAVGPSLDDMSIFTHFKGPGKDGEHLVFQRNRYTDGRFVNLTITNSREMLQLAEVMVFAYPIY comes from the exons ATGCGTCTAAGTATTTTTCAAGGTCTGTTGTTACTTTTTAAATTCCTTCAAACGTCTGCTGAGCAATGTACATCAGAAACTTTCCGAATAAATCCAGATAAGCGAAATGTAAAGTTGCGTGGATTTACTTATcgtatatttgaaaaaatatcaccGAGGGCATGCTTCCAGAAATGTATCCGACGAAAACGATGTCGTTCATACAACTATAACAGAGCTTCTCTTAGATGTGAGATTAATTCGAACCCAATAAATGTTTTTGAAGGCGATTTTCAAGTCGAAACTGGTTATATCTACGTTGAGGTTGCTCATTACAGAGGG GATCCACTTTATGACCCATGTATTGGAAATCAATGCGCCAGAGGTGAAGTGTGTATAAGCCttcaaaataaaaagtttgtTTGTATATCTGAAG ATAATACAATTCTGAACAAAGAACGTCAAAATGTGGCGCTTGGAAAGATTTCTGGACAAAGCTCATTACTAAAAAGTTATACTTCAGAACGCGCTCTGGATGGATTAACAAATACGTTTTCGCATACGCTATGGGAAACCACCCCATTTTGGTGGGTAGATCTAGGAAACATCTACAATATCATGAGAATTGAAATCATCAACAGATCAA TCGCTGGTAGCAGACTCCATGATCTTGACATAGCTGTTGGACCAAGCCTTGATGATATGTCGATATTTACACATTTCAAAGGACCCGGTAAAGATGGAGAGCATCTGGTATTCCAGCGCAATCGGTATACAGATGGTCGTTTTGTCAACCTTACCATCACTAACAGTAGAGAAATGTTACAATTGGCAGAGGTTATGGTCTTTGCTTATCCAATATATTGA